One region of Plasmodium vivax chromosome 7, whole genome shotgun sequence genomic DNA includes:
- a CDS encoding hypothetical protein, conserved (encoded by transcript PVX_086935A) produces the protein MEFDESRSASRRSGSRMRCVFLKLAVICALFFLLQNPTDLQKKESQRRLLAQHEADQREENLNGSKELLDKMWRKEINKWKTDMYSINKETFWEFKKICLINNVDFKWENEMWENFRGQMSKNMYEKEQKDYEDFLTLKSKEPTEKEINEFILEKRKTFDIFCEFLKNERASLMDHVIREWMKVRSGILDKMEHKVQKVRKLLKKMKKKEVAKLYS, from the exons ATGGAATTCGATGAATCGAGGAGTGCCTCCAGAAGGAGCGGCAGCAGGATGAGGTGTGTCTTCCTTAAGCTCGCGGTTATCTGCGCCCTGTTTTTCCTGCTTCAG AACCCGACCGACCTGCAGAAAAAAGAATCGCAGAGGAGACTGCTGGCCCAGCATGAGGCGGAtcaaagggaagaaaatctAAACGGGAGCAAGGAGTTGCTAGACAAAATGTggaggaaagaaataaacaaatggaaaacaGATATGTATTCAATAAATAAAGAGACATTTTGGGAATTCAAAAAGATCTGCCTAATTAATAATGTAGATTTCAAGTGGGAAAATGAAATGTGGGAGAACTTCAGAGggcaaatgagcaaaaatatgtacgaAAAGGAACAGAAGGATTATGAAGATTTTTTAACCCTAAAGAGTAAGGAACcaacagaaaaggaaatcaaCGAGtttattttggaaaagagAAAGACCTTTGATATATTTTGCGAATTTCTTAAAAACGAAAGGGCGTCACTGATGGACCATGTCATCAGGGAGTGGATGAAGGTGAGAAGTGGCATTTTAGACAAAATGGAGCACAAGGTGCAGAAGGTCCGCAAGCTACtaaagaagatgaagaagaaggaggtcGCCAAGTTGTATTCGTAG
- a CDS encoding cytoadherence linked asexual protein (CLAG), putative (encoded by transcript PVX_086930A), translating into MKIWFIQQTIFYIGITLVRKIACSYKNENIEELKRIIDNAELYANLEKLEYMILQTLEQDKLKLPIVRHDVRRYFDFSKFKMIPFKAVNHHDREYIVPTVHSEAEDIIKYEHALKTQVAIDYKHELSDLIKKKILIVRTLKIIKIMKIPMNEYKKSFKISEALLKLNNLFTNKNDPKNDDEVGTRMMKKRIFGKRGLSGKTVRRRIALYMPIDFQMDIINYNDLLFTYQPNIELMRKLDRKANYFDIGIFNYLAHKHYNKFFEIGNLKFHNWNSILRFNHSDRYKVLDLLCDESNSYEGDKKRRELYLKNNISSTTEECTILEFLVHHINKYQMELFTNDAKLNLNLQMLMENFHLKEKFFDFMCKKDSSGSCCIYDGPKFKEEKQEDMPFVDKHNYTFEQTKLIFPIKSNPHDIFTNYVNFIKYYNEFNGDQVLYIHLLNLIGLLNGNIGAYVGSLYLPGYYNAIQLAYEDNRPMKDLYENLVKCVEMCYSRTKKNKTLAFKISSIFKNKKFDSSKCNICEGTLFYINNQVQDSMSMLQKYNGYTSKVLKVNIVSHLIRFMNIYEEYNSFLMHDLNWFTFLFLFRMTTYKDIAQYSISNAMYLDLQDEDTQKKTIVTYHWYPSYLKKYITNRTRKNEAVNLLEELEKMIDKDIIEKMKKCIKFVIHVSSVLQMDFFYYLNETPLGEHHPFGLTMDIEGRFKEWFSSYMYNFPLINYEHPKGRYNMQKEQKKGKFVAPKYSKWTLHLKKIIEKSFINQFNQKHVRTLFKHFGSYNINNKIMLLRDSYELYLKNFENIYFLGDIMLLRKFFGATPKSIILRQQIHYFMHNIFGNPLNFYKFGLIYGYTFNKVYLKEIVDALYVIYQMNQAIFTEMSFLQTVRLLFRKIQYSFFSHRRNDDISMNNIFFFSVRQDYSKLKKEVREEEIHLSMASRFYEKTMYTLFQMMFVTRISKHINKLDRKFGNASMLGLTMVEEPALQFKYVYYGSMFDSLLNVFFPMFIKKPVVQLKYGKTFVLANMYKLASELFAIYNLNNLSVLCDYQSMTSANAYVFRKTMKFLDKKFLPLVVAAFFMKISDEIKEANLQGGFWKRYYTNRLEGKKIIPYFVYLTFYTSGNAYLRNHLFFPNPLGQELSKQTEGLTNAPPKEKPETHRISGVILLGMVHSLSISFFIFTLVRWYAFYDNIIFLLRNTFRVFDRFYTILERYINSFVKRMYNRFTADVLLKSLRRAYDRAKDEGYYEESMTARISSKLFGQTEGEQTIEPPPVLSEIDIEAVQNNSSLFYVDNESLFEDLDDDEQFLNQRDIIFYDDNIDKRGIYNFVPVKNTY; encoded by the exons atgaaaatttggTTTATCCAACAAACCATATTTTACATCGGCATCACCCTCGTGCGAAAAATAGCTTGCTcctacaaaaatgaaaacatagAAGAGTTGAAAAGAATTATAGACAATGCGGAACTGTATGCTAATTTGGAGAAGCTAGAGTACATGATATTGCAGACGCTGGAACAAGACAAGCTCAAATTACCCATCGTAAGACATGATGTTCGCAGgtattttgatttttctaaatttaaaatgatcCCATTTAAGGCGGTAAACCACCATGATCGTGAGTACATTGTCCCCACTGTCCACTCGGAAGCGGAAGAcatcataaaatatgaacatgcaTTAAAAACACAAGTTGCCATCGACTACAAGCACGAACTCTCAGATTTgattaagaagaaaatactAATCGTACGGAcgctaaaaattattaaaattatgaaaatacctatgaatgaatataaaaagagTTTCAAAATCAGTGAGGCTTTGCTCAAATTGAATAATCTTTTCACCAATAAAAATGAcccaaaaaatgatgatgaaGTTGGCACCCGTATGATGAAGAAGCGTATTTTTGGGAAAAGGGGCTTATCTGGAAAGACCGTCCGAAGGAGGATAGCGCTCTACATGCCCATAGACTTCCAGATGGACATCATCAATTACAACGATTTGCTCTTCACCTACCAGCCCAACATAGAATTGATGAGGAAGCTGGACCGCAAGGCCAACTACTTCGACATCGGCATATTCAACTAC CTGGCCCACAAGCACTACAATAAATTCTTCGAAATTGGCAACCTCAAGTTCCACAACTGGAATAGCATCCTACGCTTCAACCACTCGGACAGGTACAAAGTGCTGGACCTCCTCTGTGACGAAAGTAACTCTTACGAAGGGGATAAAAAGAGGAGGGAACTTTATctaaaaaacaatatatcGTCCACCACAGAAGAGTGCACCATCTTGGAGTTCCTTGTACATCACATTAACAAATATCAAATGGAGCTATTCACAAATGATGCCAAGTTAAATTTAAATCTTCAAATGCTCATGGAAAATTTccatttaaaagaaaaattttttgaCTTTATGTGCAAAAAGGATAGCAGCGGGTCGTGTTGCATCTATGATGGTCCTAAGTTTAAAGAAGAGAAGCAGGAGGACATGCCTTTCGTGGACAAGCATAACTATACCTTCGAACAGACCAAACTGATATTCCCCATAAAGAGCAATCCGCATGACATTTTCACGAACTACGTCAACTTTATAAAGTACTACAACGAGTTCAATGGGGACCAGGTTCTGTACATCCACCTGCTCAACCTTATCGGCCTTTTGA ATGGAAACATAGGCGCCTACGTCGGGTCTCTCTACCTGCCAGGGTACTACAACG CGATACAATTGGCTTACGAAGACAACCGACCGATGAAGGACCTCTATGAGAACCTCGTAAAAT GCGTCGAGATGTGCTACAGCAGGAccaagaagaacaaaacgCTGGCCTTCAAAATCAGCTccatatttaaaaacaaaaagttcGACTCGTCCAAGTGCAACATATGCGAAGGAACCCTCTTCTACATAAACA ACCAAGTGCAGGACAGCATGTCCATGCTGCAAAAGTACAACGGATACACGTCGAAGGTGCTCAAGGTGAACATCGTAAGCCACCTGATTCggtttatgaatatatatgaagAGTACAACAGTTTCCTGATGCACGACCTGAACTGGTTTACCTTCCTCTTCCTATTTAGGATGACTACTTATAAAG ACATCGCGCAGTACAGCATATCCAACGCCATGTACCTGGACCTACAAGACGAAGACACGCAGAAGAAAACCATCGTGACGTACCACTGGTATCCCTCCTACTTGAAGAAGTACATCACGAACCGCACGAGGAAGAACGAGGCGGTGAACCTTCTGGAAG agctCGAAAAGATGATAGACAAGGACATCATagagaagatgaagaagtgcATCAAGTTCGTGATCCACGTGAGCTCCGTGCTGCAGATGGACTTCTTCTACTACCTGAACGAAACGCCTCTAGGCGAGCATCACCCATTTGGCTTGACGATGGACATCGAAGGGAGGTTCAAAGAGTGGTTCTCGAGTTACATGTACAATTTCCCCCTAATAAATTACGAGCACCCCAAGGGAAGATACAACAtgcaaaaggagcaaaaaaagggaaaattcgTGGCGCCCAAGTATAGCAAGTGGACCTTGCACTTGAAGAAAATCATCGAGAAATCCTTTATCAATCAGTTTAATCAAAAACACGTGAGGACGTTGTTCAAACATTTCGGCTCCTACaacataaataacaaaattatgctCCTCAGAGATTCATACGAActgtacttaaaaaattttgaaaatatttatttccttGGAGACATTATGCTTTTGAGGAAATTTTTTGGAGCGACCCCCAAATCGATCATCCTAAGACAGCAGATACACTACTTCATGCACAACATCTTTGGTAACCCCCTGAACTTCTACAAGTTCGGTTTGATCTACGGGTACACTTTCAATAAGGTGTACCTCAAAGAGATCGTGGACGCCTTGTATGTGATTTATCAGATGAACCAGGCCATCTTCACCGAGATGTCTTTCCTCCAGACGGTCCGCTTGCTCTTCCGGAAGATTCAGtacagcttcttctcccacAGGCGCAACGACGACATA agcaTGAACaacatcttcttcttcagcgtGCGCCAGGACTACTccaagctgaagaaggaagTGCGCGAGGAGGAAATCCACCTGTCCATGGCCTCCcgattttacgaaaaaacAATGTACACGCTATTCCAAATGATGTTCGTTACACGCATAAGCAAACACATAAACAAGCTAGACAGGAAATTTGGAAACGCCAGTATGCTGGGTCTAACAATGGTAGAGGAGCCGGCCCTCCAGTTTAAGTACGTCTATTACGGCAGTATGTTTGATAGCCTCTTAAACGTCTTCTTCCccatgtttataaaaaaaccCGTCGTTCAGCTCAAATACGGAAAGACCTTTGTCCTGGCCAACATGTACAAACTCGCATCGGAACTCTTTGCCATCTACAATTTGAACAACCTGAGTGTTCTTTGCGACTACCAATCTATGACCAGTGCCAATGCCTACGTCTTCCGCAAGACGATGAAGTTCCTCGACAAAAAGTTTTTGCCCCTCGTCGTCGCGGCCTTCTTTATGAAGATCAGCGATGAGATAAAGGAAGCGAATTTACAAGGCGGCTTCTGGAAGAGGTACTACACGAACCGACTCGAGGGAAAGAAGATCATACCATATTTCGTTTACCTGACCTTCTACACCAGTGGAAACGCATACTTGCGGAACCATTTGTTCTTCCCGAATCCGCTGGGCCAAGAACTGTCAAAGCAAACGGAAGGCCTCACAAATGCTCCTCCAAAGGAAAAGCCAGAGACGCACCGAATCAGTGGAGTTATTTTACTGGGAATGGTCCACTCTCTATCAATttcattcttcatttttaccCTCGTAAGGTGGTATGCCTTTTACgataacattatttttctattgAGAAACACCTTCAGAGTCTTCGACAGGTTCTACACCATCCTGGAAAGATATATAAACTCATTCGTAAAGAGAATGTACAACAGATTTACAGCGGATGTGCTGCTCAAGTCGCTCAGACGAGCCTACGACCGAGCCAAGGATGAGGGCTACTATGAGGAGAGCATGACGGCCAGAATTAGTAGTAAGCTGTTTGGACAAACGGAAGGTGAACAGACTATAGAACCACCTCCCGTGTTGTCAGAAATTGACATAGAAGCTGTTCAGAACAATAGCAGTCTGTTCTACGTAGACAACGAATCCCTGTTCGAAGACCTCGACGATGACGAGCAATTCCTTAACCAGAGAgatatcattttttacgaCGATAATATTGACAAGAGGGGCATTTACAACTTTGTCCCCGTGAAGAACACGTATTAG